One genomic window of Caenorhabditis elegans chromosome I includes the following:
- the F26B1.8 gene encoding MS Related Protein (Confirmed by transcript evidence): MQSINILFAMLLILAPIVNGDDTAVAVTATEVTEDATEVTEDATVAHIETTAEAVAEAEPATEPVQTTEAVEETTQAVVVESTQETVNAETNTPVDTPATNNVEATTEAASRPSLSSTVASNMTSADDLLGETSTNATKAAYNTGTFIVVPMVVLALIQ, encoded by the exons ATGCAATCAATCAACATCTTGTTCGCCATGCTCCTCATCTTGGCTCCAATTGTCAATGGAGACGATACTGCCGTTGCTGT GACTGCAACTGAAGTCACTGAAGATGCAACTGAAGTCACTGAAGATGCAACTGTGGCTCACATTGAAACAACAGCCGAAGCCGTTGCAGAAGCAGAACCAGCTACAGAACCAGTTCAAACCACCGAAGCTGTTGAAGAAACTACACAAGCTGTTGTTGTAGAATCCACTCAAGAGACTGTAAATGCTGAAACCAATACTCCAGTTGATACTCCAGCTACCAACAACGTCGAAGCAACTACTGAAGCGGCTTCTCGTCCATCGCTTTCATCGACTGTTGCATCAAATATGACTTCTGCTGATGACTTGCTCGGAGAAACTTCAACCAATGCCACAAAAGCTGCTTACAACACTGGAACCTTCATTGTTGTCCCAATGGTCGTTCTCGCTTTGATTCAATGA